A single window of Pseudomonas marginalis DNA harbors:
- a CDS encoding Maf family protein, whose protein sequence is MNSLYLASGSPRRRELLTQIGVPFTVVSAAIDETPLTNETPVSYVERLARGKAAAGFAALGQRSAACVLGADTAVIVDGKILGKPVDQADALAMLMALAGREHEVLTAIALTDGQRCETRCVSSRVLFRGISVEEATSYWHSGEPQDKAGGYAIQGLGSVFVAGLNGSYSAVVGLPVCETAQLLAQFGIPCWQNLTAR, encoded by the coding sequence ATGAATTCGCTATATCTGGCCTCGGGCTCCCCGAGGCGGCGTGAACTGCTGACCCAGATCGGTGTGCCTTTCACCGTGGTCAGCGCCGCCATTGATGAAACCCCTCTTACAAACGAAACCCCTGTTTCCTACGTCGAGCGTCTCGCTCGAGGTAAGGCCGCAGCGGGTTTTGCTGCGCTCGGGCAACGCTCGGCCGCCTGCGTCCTGGGCGCCGATACCGCAGTGATCGTGGACGGCAAGATCCTCGGCAAGCCCGTAGACCAAGCCGATGCGTTGGCGATGTTGATGGCACTGGCGGGGCGTGAACATGAAGTTCTGACTGCGATTGCCCTGACTGACGGCCAGCGCTGTGAAACCCGATGTGTAAGCAGTCGTGTACTTTTCCGTGGGATTTCTGTCGAGGAGGCTACAAGCTACTGGCACAGCGGCGAACCCCAGGACAAGGCGGGCGGCTATGCTATCCAAGGGCTTGGCTCGGTGTTTGTGGCCGGGCTCAATGGCAGCTATTCCGCCGTGGTAGGCCTGCCGGTGTGCGAAACCGCGCAACTGCTTGCCCAATTCGGCATACCCTGTTGGCAAAACCTTACCGCGCGCTGA
- the rng gene encoding ribonuclease G, which yields MSEEILINITPMESRVAVVENGVLQEVHVERTQKRGIVGNIYKGKVVRVLPGMQAAFVDIGLDRAAFIHASEISLREGPAVESISALVHEGQSLVVQVTKDPIGSKGARLTTQLSIPSRYLVYMPRTAHVGISLKIEDEAERERLKKVVSDCVAAEGIKEAGGFILRTAAEGAGADEILMDIRYLRRLWDQIGAQIKTIGAPSVIYEDLGLALRTLRDLVSPKIEKIRIDSRETFQRTTQFVAELMPEIADRLEHYPGERPIFDLYGVEDEIQKALERKVPLKSGGYLVVDPAEAMTTIDVNTGAFVGHRNLEETIFKTNLEAATAIARQLRLRNLGGIIIIDFIDMEDEEHQRQVLRTLEKQLERDHAKTNIIGITELGLVQMTRKRTRESLEQVLCEPCSSCQGRGKLKTPETVCYEIFREILREARAYQAEGYRVLANQKVVDRLLDEESGNVAELEGFIGRTIRFQVETMYSQEQYDVVLL from the coding sequence ATGAGTGAAGAGATTCTGATCAATATCACGCCGATGGAATCGCGCGTGGCGGTGGTAGAGAACGGTGTTCTGCAAGAAGTGCATGTCGAGCGCACCCAGAAACGCGGGATCGTCGGCAATATCTACAAGGGCAAGGTGGTGCGGGTGTTGCCGGGGATGCAGGCGGCATTTGTCGATATCGGCCTGGACCGGGCAGCATTTATCCACGCCTCGGAGATTTCCCTGCGCGAAGGGCCGGCGGTGGAAAGCATCAGTGCCTTGGTGCATGAAGGGCAGAGCCTGGTGGTGCAAGTCACCAAGGACCCCATCGGCTCCAAGGGCGCACGCCTGACCACTCAACTGTCGATTCCGTCGCGCTACCTGGTGTATATGCCGCGCACCGCCCATGTCGGCATTTCCCTGAAAATTGAAGACGAAGCCGAGCGCGAGCGCCTGAAAAAGGTGGTCAGCGATTGCGTGGCCGCTGAAGGTATCAAGGAAGCGGGCGGCTTTATCCTGCGCACCGCAGCCGAGGGCGCCGGTGCCGACGAAATCCTCATGGACATTCGCTACCTGCGGCGCCTGTGGGACCAGATCGGCGCACAGATCAAGACCATTGGCGCGCCGAGTGTGATCTACGAAGACCTGGGCCTGGCCCTGCGTACCTTGCGCGACCTGGTCAGCCCCAAGATCGAGAAAATTCGCATCGACTCGCGGGAAACCTTCCAGCGCACCACGCAATTTGTTGCCGAGCTGATGCCGGAAATTGCCGATCGCCTGGAGCATTATCCTGGCGAACGGCCGATCTTCGACCTGTATGGCGTCGAGGACGAAATCCAGAAAGCCCTGGAGCGCAAGGTGCCGCTCAAGTCCGGTGGCTACCTGGTGGTGGACCCGGCGGAAGCGATGACCACCATCGACGTCAACACCGGCGCGTTCGTAGGCCATCGCAACCTTGAAGAGACCATCTTCAAGACCAATCTCGAAGCGGCCACGGCGATTGCTCGTCAACTGCGCCTGCGTAACCTGGGCGGCATCATCATCATCGACTTCATCGACATGGAAGATGAAGAGCACCAGCGCCAGGTGCTGCGCACGCTCGAAAAACAGCTGGAGCGCGATCACGCCAAGACCAATATCATCGGCATCACCGAGCTTGGCCTGGTGCAGATGACCCGCAAGCGCACCCGCGAGAGCCTGGAGCAGGTGCTGTGCGAGCCCTGCAGCAGTTGCCAGGGCCGCGGTAAGTTGAAGACTCCGGAAACGGTTTGCTACGAGATTTTCCGGGAAATCCTCCGAGAGGCACGGGCCTACCAGGCCGAAGGTTATAGAGTGCTTGCCAACCAGAAAGTGGTCGACCGCCTGCTGGATGAAGAGTCCGGTAACGTGGCTGAGCTGGAGGGGTTTATCGGGCGTACGATTCGCTTCCAGGTCGAAACCATGTATTCCCAGGAACAATATGACGTGGTGCTGCTCTGA